A region of the Takifugu flavidus isolate HTHZ2018 unplaced genomic scaffold, ASM371156v2 ctg566, whole genome shotgun sequence genome:
acaaagaaaaacaccatcTGTCCTCCACATCCTAACAGCTCCAGCTGGTTTGGGAAATGACCTGGACTCCTTCACGCTTACCAGAGATGCTCCGGCTGGAGCTTCAGCATTCAAAAGCACTGGACAATGATTAAATTGACctcaactgttgctgctccactcaaagaaaatttatttatcttatctgatctattttttttcacaaacatcagtaaatgtgcagttatgCAACTATAAAGTTAGGTAAAGTAAGGTAAAAtatacatgttaaaaaaaataaagaggccACATCTCCTCCAATTCTGTTAAACAACCATTAAATTCCACCTTGGTCCTTAAGCTTGAGTTGAATTAATCATTAAACAAGAATATCTAAGAGGGAGCTAAACATCTAAAGTTTACTATGGCAGCGCCTGATCTTCCAGAGAATTTCACGTTAGTTTGCAGGTCATTTCAACACACTTCAACATGGCAACTGTTCAAGGTCCATCCACAAGCTCTGAAGAACTGTGCCCACCTGTTTCTGTCAACTGTCTGTGGTGCAAAACTTCAACTAAAATGGCCCAAACAGCTTGTTGAGTCATTACGATAAACAGGGTGGAGGAGATTGCAAAGATTTCCAGAGAAAAGTATCAGCCCTCTAAGTCGGCATCACTGATGGtataaaagcagccacagacagcctgaGCTCAACAGCTTGGTgacacagagccaagagcagACGACCTCTATCGTGACTGatccatcaacaaagatgagtgagtgaagAAGCTCCTCTTTCTATATGGTACTTTATATAACactgtaataacaataacagcatgAGGGTGTTTTTCCTACAGGTgtccttttcacagcagtcCTACAGACAGGAGGGTATGTTGGACCCTTTCAGGGAGACACAACTTTGATTTTCAACAGGGCAAACACCAACATGGGGGAGGCGTACGACATCagtacaggtgagtcacactgttcagctgatggacacacatCAGGCAGTTTCCTTCAGGTTTGAGAGCCTAAAAAGTAAAACTCAAAGTTTCTCTTCTTACAGGCCTCTTCAAAGCTCCTGTCGCAGGCTATTACTGCTTCATCTTCTCCTACCAAGCTGACAAAAGGGAACAATCGGGgctgactctgatgaagaatgATGAAGCCATCGTGAAGGCG
Encoded here:
- the LOC130520880 gene encoding caprin-2-like; translation: MSVLFTAVLQTGGYVGPFQGDTTLIFNRANTNMGEAYDISTGLFKAPVAGYYCFIFSYQADKREQSGLTLMKNDEAIVKAFNSNKPGIQHVDNASSTACLELQQGDTVSVVLPKECWVSGIGKTTSFTGFLISKALKSVSRPQTR